GCGGAGTAGGCGACCGTGGGACTCGCGATCTCCGCGATCCAGCCGAGGCCAATCGCCTGCATGAGCAATCCCGTCACCACCAGCGGCCGCTCGCCGAACCTGTTGACGACCGCGCCGGCGATCGGTGCCGTGACGAACAACGTCGCCGTCCAGGGCAACAGGCGAAGTCCGGCGCTGAAAGCGTCGAAGCCGAGCGCGGTCTGCAGAAACTGCGGCAACAGAAACAAGACGCCATACATAGCGGCGTAGAACAGCACGCTCGCCGACATGCCGGCGGCGAGGGCGCGCGATGCAAACAGCCGCATCGGTACCATCGGCGCGGCCGCGCGCAATTCCCAGAGCACGAAGGCGGCCGTGAACACCAGGCCCGACAGCAGCGTGCCCACGACCTCGGCGCTCGTCCACCCCACCGCGTTGCCGCGCAACAGGCTCCAGACCAGTGCGAGCGCCGCTAGCGCCACGAGCGATAATCCAGGGATGTCGAGCGCGGCAGGAAGTCCAAAGCTTTCGCGCAACCGTGCCAACACCAGGGCGATCGCGATCAGGCCGATCGGCAGGTTGATCCAGAATACCCAGCGCCAACCGAAATGTTCGGTGATGAAGCCGCCGATGGCCGGGCCGATGATCAGCGCGCATCCGGTGAGGCTGCTGAAAATGCCGAGCGCGCGGGCGCGCTCCTCCCGGCCGAACGTGCCGCTGAGGATCGCCATCGCGAGCGGCATCACCAGCGCGGCGCCGGCGCCTTGCAGCGCGCGGGCAGCGATCAGTGCGGTGGCGTTGCCGGCTAGCGCACAGGCCGCCGATGCGACGACGAACAGGGCGATCCCGGTCGCGAACATGCGACGCCGACCGAAGCGATCGCCGAGCGCGGCGCCGGACAGGAGCAACACGGCGAAGGTCAGGTTGAAGGCGTTGACGGTCCATTGCAGCGTCTCGACCGGGCTGCCGAAATCGGCGCGGATGGCCGCGAACGCCGTCGTAATGATCATGGCGTCCAGCGCCATCATGAAAGATGCCAGCGCGGTGACGCCAAGTACCCAGTTCTTCTCGGCGCGATTGATCGAGGTCTGCATTGGCCACTCTCCATGTGCCGCGCCGCCCTGTCGCGGCGCGCTGTGCTGGCTAGACGGGGCCGACGCGGTAAAGGGTGCGCCCGGAAATAATCTTTTGCGGACCGAATCCTTTGGCAACAGGCAAACGTCCTCGGAGG
This genomic interval from Bradyrhizobium guangzhouense contains the following:
- a CDS encoding DHA2 family efflux MFS transporter permease subunit; amino-acid sequence: MQTSINRAEKNWVLGVTALASFMMALDAMIITTAFAAIRADFGSPVETLQWTVNAFNLTFAVLLLSGAALGDRFGRRRMFATGIALFVVASAACALAGNATALIAARALQGAGAALVMPLAMAILSGTFGREERARALGIFSSLTGCALIIGPAIGGFITEHFGWRWVFWINLPIGLIAIALVLARLRESFGLPAALDIPGLSLVALAALALVWSLLRGNAVGWTSAEVVGTLLSGLVFTAAFVLWELRAAAPMVPMRLFASRALAAGMSASVLFYAAMYGVLFLLPQFLQTALGFDAFSAGLRLLPWTATLFVTAPIAGAVVNRFGERPLVVTGLLMQAIGLGWIAEIASPTVAYSALVAPLVLAGVGVSMAMPAAQNAILSSVAVAEMGKASGVFNMGRFLGGMFGIAALVASFSAHGGAYSAAHFDSGFAAAMRLAATLSLAGAIAGCLLPARRRAAVAAAPQDA